The Streptomyces luteogriseus genome includes a window with the following:
- a CDS encoding RICIN domain-containing protein produces MAEVLRLGGPSMAATAQDGLNQPPDKLHALADREHWEDTPLAVAFQRDKDAARKELDALNDQLAEWEKPLNGLEQPGGFDSLADWQDPPGSIGSDQDAFHTQTGLTSWVADKFWKDEGDFYEDSTPKADAKTLKVVTDLGGPLYGEKPYDPDLPNDERQRQYEEQRAFEGLFDTFNGKGADDARLFLASGGFPRTAPEPGTAEHRIAVEDLKTRYASCAWRDPIDPNKVLDGMADAAASEWQREITSQAAQRNQILTSSKNATNALAAGAKALGSLLGHSWVADRLVRWQDYWAPGGAGWIGDAPAVIQVEAAQGKCLDAEGGKTTSGTPVQIYTCNNALGQQWRLRAASGDSYALVNVKSDKCLDVENSNPANGTKIQLWTCNGSKAQEWNFDVRAVSELRNVATDKCLDLNKFDNSHNAWLWGCNSTNPQKFRMVPKGHNGTDSQFYPDKAQFEKAKRGVAAAQTQAKKQLDVLKAQLATAQKDAAASDTAQKAAYLIADEAGAPRGRGLLVGQQKAQVTKGSVAALQALVKAGETAESATRASAGDSATIAQRALAQAAQSKAEFRKAAAAMAESQAKAASDAAKVHRDNAKKDKETAEAELAEALKAEGEAKSAAATAKAERLAAEAEEKTAEAEKKSAAAKQAEAAQHKKNAEAEATKAKDAKEKAEEAEGTAVEKKNAAVKARDNAKAKRDDAWEAEQKADAARAKADAKEAYADSLEAGEAADDARAAANAADQHADDAEAAATRARSEADAATKAAADADAAATRAEAAAKRSRAHADAAQAAKLKSDAAVRTATSAAADAIDASEHASSEAKAAVALADEAEKQAKTAKSHADEANKEAAKAVAASAKAAGFAHVTARAAVDAGKAAAQVATPANDAIQLGSPYVDTDSAAGLVILTGQASKTIAEQQKAVADAHAKNAAAEASAAKNLADQAKGDAKAAYQHAANAAGHASTARTYAKEALDYAADAAKAASKAAASLARTVEYNRQATEDAEAADKAAGRAENHAKGARDSADQAALDAEAARTAASQAEEAAKDARAAANRADTAATEAEEAAKDAERYAKEAQEAASRAETASKNSSIRTGASAGGIGNVFYVDRIQVVGDPENVKKDNCGVISHTGDCKVTATIRYKAEIDVYLCTALDLPATQAGCPEWETLFLGTQPVREQKSTVTKTISMVEFNSGIDPVDVLLGHWIDCAQKVAPGGENGSWGGCGWAAFDVGTLIFGGKITHAVVDGIRALDASLRTGIGVSDAYKALRALNMDASALANISRTVAAYEDDVAAACKAVDDSARLSRAFAAAAGGPPCKFWKLTQFQGQRVYQRDDLIRPDYVSPNDNYGRTNLKRMQQGLAPMGPDDNPLNLHHMLQTQDGPIAEVTKKMHLDENYHQLHWKSGTKIPSGIDRPEFDAWKKLYWKNRAKEISA; encoded by the coding sequence CCATACGCAGACAGGGTTGACGTCGTGGGTCGCCGACAAGTTCTGGAAAGACGAGGGCGACTTCTACGAGGATTCCACCCCCAAGGCCGACGCGAAGACCCTGAAGGTCGTCACCGATCTAGGTGGCCCTCTCTATGGCGAGAAGCCCTACGATCCGGACCTGCCCAATGACGAGCGGCAGCGGCAGTACGAGGAACAACGGGCGTTTGAGGGGTTGTTCGACACCTTCAACGGCAAGGGCGCCGACGACGCCCGCCTCTTCCTTGCCTCCGGCGGATTCCCCCGCACCGCCCCGGAGCCCGGCACGGCGGAGCACCGGATCGCGGTCGAGGACCTGAAGACCAGGTACGCGTCGTGCGCCTGGCGGGACCCGATCGACCCGAACAAGGTCCTGGACGGCATGGCCGACGCGGCCGCTTCGGAGTGGCAGCGGGAGATCACCTCCCAGGCGGCCCAGCGCAACCAGATCCTCACCTCCAGCAAGAACGCCACCAATGCCCTGGCCGCCGGCGCGAAGGCGCTGGGGAGCCTCCTGGGGCACTCGTGGGTCGCCGACCGTCTGGTTCGTTGGCAGGACTACTGGGCCCCCGGCGGTGCGGGCTGGATCGGCGACGCCCCGGCTGTCATCCAGGTCGAGGCGGCCCAGGGCAAGTGCCTGGACGCGGAGGGAGGCAAGACGACCTCCGGCACCCCGGTGCAGATCTACACCTGCAACAACGCCTTGGGGCAGCAGTGGCGGCTCCGCGCTGCTTCCGGTGACAGCTACGCCCTCGTCAACGTGAAGTCCGACAAATGCCTGGACGTCGAGAACAGCAACCCTGCCAACGGCACGAAGATTCAGCTCTGGACGTGCAACGGGAGCAAGGCGCAGGAATGGAACTTCGATGTCCGCGCCGTCAGTGAGCTGCGCAACGTCGCCACGGACAAGTGCCTGGACCTGAACAAGTTCGACAACAGCCACAACGCCTGGCTGTGGGGCTGCAACAGCACCAACCCCCAGAAGTTCAGGATGGTCCCCAAGGGCCACAACGGCACGGACAGCCAGTTCTACCCGGACAAGGCGCAGTTCGAGAAGGCTAAGAGGGGCGTCGCTGCGGCGCAGACGCAGGCCAAGAAGCAGCTCGACGTCCTCAAGGCCCAGTTGGCCACGGCGCAGAAGGACGCCGCCGCCAGCGACACCGCGCAGAAGGCCGCGTACCTCATCGCCGACGAGGCCGGTGCTCCGCGCGGCCGTGGTCTGCTGGTCGGTCAGCAGAAGGCGCAGGTCACCAAGGGATCCGTGGCCGCTCTGCAAGCGCTGGTGAAGGCCGGTGAGACGGCGGAGTCCGCCACCCGCGCCTCCGCCGGGGACAGCGCGACCATCGCGCAGCGGGCTCTGGCGCAGGCCGCGCAGTCGAAGGCCGAGTTCCGCAAGGCCGCCGCGGCGATGGCCGAGTCCCAGGCCAAGGCCGCGTCCGACGCGGCGAAGGTGCACCGCGACAACGCCAAGAAGGACAAGGAGACCGCGGAGGCCGAACTCGCCGAGGCGCTGAAGGCTGAGGGAGAGGCCAAGTCGGCCGCCGCCACGGCCAAGGCCGAGCGCCTGGCCGCCGAGGCCGAGGAGAAGACGGCCGAGGCGGAGAAGAAGAGCGCTGCGGCCAAGCAGGCCGAGGCTGCCCAGCACAAGAAGAACGCCGAGGCGGAGGCGACGAAAGCCAAGGACGCCAAGGAGAAGGCCGAAGAGGCCGAGGGCACCGCGGTCGAGAAGAAGAACGCTGCGGTAAAGGCCCGAGACAACGCCAAGGCCAAGCGGGACGATGCGTGGGAAGCCGAGCAGAAGGCCGACGCCGCCCGCGCCAAGGCGGATGCCAAGGAGGCGTACGCCGACTCACTCGAAGCCGGCGAAGCAGCCGACGACGCCCGCGCTGCGGCCAACGCGGCGGACCAGCACGCCGACGACGCCGAGGCAGCCGCCACCAGGGCCCGCTCCGAAGCGGACGCGGCGACGAAGGCGGCAGCGGACGCGGACGCGGCGGCCACGCGTGCCGAGGCGGCGGCCAAGCGCTCCCGCGCGCACGCGGACGCCGCCCAGGCCGCGAAGCTGAAGTCCGATGCCGCGGTGAGGACCGCGACGAGCGCCGCGGCCGACGCGATCGACGCCTCCGAGCACGCCTCCTCCGAGGCGAAGGCGGCGGTCGCGCTGGCCGACGAGGCGGAGAAGCAGGCCAAGACCGCCAAGTCCCACGCGGACGAGGCGAACAAGGAGGCCGCCAAGGCCGTGGCCGCCTCGGCGAAGGCGGCGGGCTTCGCCCACGTCACCGCCCGGGCCGCCGTGGACGCCGGCAAGGCCGCCGCCCAAGTCGCCACGCCGGCCAACGACGCGATCCAGCTCGGTTCCCCGTACGTCGACACCGACTCGGCCGCCGGTCTGGTGATCCTCACCGGCCAGGCGTCCAAGACGATCGCCGAGCAGCAGAAGGCGGTCGCCGACGCGCACGCCAAGAACGCCGCGGCGGAAGCCTCGGCCGCCAAGAACCTCGCCGACCAGGCGAAGGGCGACGCCAAGGCCGCCTACCAGCACGCCGCCAATGCCGCCGGACACGCCTCGACCGCCCGCACGTACGCCAAGGAGGCCCTCGACTACGCCGCGGACGCCGCCAAGGCCGCGTCCAAGGCAGCCGCGTCCCTGGCCCGCACCGTCGAGTACAACCGCCAGGCCACCGAGGACGCCGAAGCCGCCGACAAGGCGGCGGGCCGCGCCGAGAACCACGCCAAGGGCGCCCGGGACTCGGCGGACCAGGCAGCCCTCGACGCGGAAGCCGCCCGCACCGCCGCCTCGCAGGCCGAAGAGGCAGCCAAGGACGCACGAGCAGCGGCCAACCGCGCTGACACCGCCGCGACGGAGGCTGAGGAGGCAGCCAAGGACGCGGAGAGATACGCCAAGGAAGCCCAGGAAGCAGCCAGCCGCGCGGAGACAGCGAGCAAGAACAGCAGCATCCGGACAGGTGCTTCGGCAGGCGGCATCGGCAACGTCTTCTACGTCGACCGTATCCAGGTCGTCGGCGACCCGGAGAACGTCAAGAAGGACAACTGCGGCGTCATCAGCCACACCGGTGACTGCAAGGTCACGGCCACCATCCGGTACAAGGCCGAAATCGATGTGTACCTGTGCACGGCTCTGGACCTGCCCGCCACGCAGGCAGGATGCCCCGAATGGGAGACGCTGTTCCTCGGGACCCAGCCCGTCAGGGAGCAGAAGAGCACAGTCACCAAGACCATCTCGATGGTCGAGTTCAACTCAGGCATCGATCCTGTGGACGTCCTCCTGGGGCACTGGATCGACTGTGCCCAGAAGGTGGCCCCGGGCGGCGAAAACGGAAGCTGGGGAGGCTGCGGCTGGGCAGCATTCGATGTCGGCACCCTCATCTTCGGCGGCAAGATCACCCACGCCGTGGTCGACGGCATCCGTGCCCTCGACGCGTCACTGCGTACCGGCATCGGAGTCAGCGACGCGTACAAGGCCTTGAGGGCGCTGAACATGGACGCCAGTGCCCTCGCCAACATAAGTCGTACGGTGGCTGCGTACGAGGATGATGTCGCGGCGGCCTGCAAGGCGGTCGACGATTCCGCCCGGCTCTCGCGAGCGTTCGCTGCAGCGGCAGGTGGGCCGCCTTGCAAGTTCTGGAAGCTCACCCAGTTCCAGGGCCAGCGTGTCTACCAGCGGGACGACCTGATCCGCCCGGACTACGTGTCGCCCAACGACAACTACGGCCGCACAAACCTCAAGAGGATGCAGCAGGGCTTGGCCCCCATGGGCCCGGACGATAACCCGCTCAACCTCCATCACATGCTCCAGACGCAGGACGGGCCCATCGCCGAGGTGACGAAGAAGATGCACCTCGACGAGAACTATCATCAGCTGCATTGGAAGTCGGGGACCAAGATTCCCAGCGGCATCGACCGACCGGAATTCGACGCTTGGAAGAAGCTGTACTGGAAGAATCGAGCCAAGGAGATTAGTGCATGA
- a CDS encoding SMI1/KNR4 family protein: MTPAVEASEQVIALIRDNEDIANHADGCDTETLAAAEHAMGLAFPPSYRCLIEALGTWDVPPKEFLGVYRTSARGDVLLGSVEQTLTARSKAGLPADLMVVMVDDVWGYVVLDTSQPDQDGEYPVFAWNPGLPDRDSMERLADDLGSFVLKECRQAIDQ; encoded by the coding sequence ATGACGCCCGCTGTAGAGGCGAGTGAGCAGGTGATCGCGCTCATTCGTGATAACGAGGACATCGCAAACCATGCAGACGGCTGCGACACCGAGACACTGGCCGCCGCCGAGCACGCCATGGGCCTCGCCTTCCCGCCGTCCTATCGCTGTCTCATCGAGGCCTTGGGCACCTGGGACGTCCCCCCGAAGGAGTTCCTCGGCGTGTACCGGACATCCGCCAGGGGCGATGTTCTGCTGGGCTCCGTCGAGCAGACCCTGACGGCACGGAGCAAGGCCGGACTTCCGGCCGACTTGATGGTCGTCATGGTTGACGATGTCTGGGGTTACGTTGTCCTCGACACCTCCCAGCCGGACCAAGATGGTGAGTACCCAGTGTTCGCCTGGAACCCTGGCCTCCCGGACCGCGACAGCATGGAGAGACTTGCGGACGACCTCGGCTCCTTTGTCCTCAAGGAATGCCGACAAGCCATAGATCAGTGA